The Spirosoma sp. SC4-14 DNA window AATCCAGATGACCCGCTCGGTTCCAAAATCGAGCAGGACTGCGTTTTCGTATAAACGTAGTCCTGCTCCATAGCCGGGAAAGCCTCCAGATCGATTTTAATATCGACCTCAACCACAACCGTTGGCGCAACGTCGAAGCACTTACCTTTAACCGTAACTTTTTCTTTTTCGTAGATAGCAATATCGTTCGACAGCTTGTCGCCTAGCTGAATGTGCAAACCTGGCTCATTTGTAACGACTCAGTACTTTTTACGATTAACGCTGTTGTACAAATAAGCGTGTAATGCTGATACGATAATTGCCTGTAGATCGCTGCATCCGATGATTTCGCCCGGAGTTTTCCGTTTAGCCAATACATCCTTGTAGCCTTTCCGATAAAGCGGACGGCCGTTGAGCGTTTCATAAATCAGATAGGAAGGTATTTGCTGGGCGACGTCAAGCGCCGGAACTGCTGCTTCTGTTGCCATAATTGTACGTGTCTACACAATATTACAAAATTCCAGCAAATTGAATGGTGGTCAATTGTCATTGGTCATTAGTTGAATAATTGCCTGATAACTAACAACATCAATGACTAATGACCAGTAACTAATGACTATTGACAAATGACCAATTCACTTTCCGTCAACTCGTCATGGCGGCCAGTAGATCGGCCTGGGTAATAATGTGAACCTGTTCTTTTTCGTCGCGGACGAGCAATGCTTTGTTATCGCGGTCGATCAGCGACGACAGCGAGTCGATGGTATTGTCGAGCCCCACGAACTTAAAAGGCTTGTCCATGACCTCACGCACAGGTTTGTCTTTCACCGTTGGATCTTCGATTAACTTATTCAGTACTGTTGAGTCGGTCAGGCTACCCACTATATGATCCTCTTCGTCAACCACCGGAAGTTGTGAAATGCTGTGCCGGTTCAGTACCTGAATGGCCTGCCCTACCGATACACCCGACCCAATTGTAGTGAGTTGCGACTGCCGGTTTGAAACGCTTCCGTTCTTGCTGTGAATAATGTCGCGGGCGGTTTTAAAAGCCCGGTCTTCCAGAAAGCCGTGGTCTTTCATCCAGGTATCATTGTAAATCTTAGCCAGATAACGGGTACCATGATCGGGCAGCAAAATTACCAGCACATCGTCGGCCGTAAGATGGTCTTTGGCCCATTCCAGGGCGCCATGCACCGCCGTACCACACGACCAGCCCACAAACAGCCCTTCCTCGCGAGCCAGCCGACGAGCCATTATGGCTGCGTCTTTGTCGGTAACTTTCACGAAGTAATCGATTACGTTAAAATCGACGTTCTGGGGGAGAATGTCTTCGCCAATGCCTTCGGTCAGATACGGATAAATCTCACCTTCGTCGAACTGGCCGGTTTCCTTGTATTTTTTGAATACCGAACCGTAAGTATCCAGCCCAATTGATAAGATGTCGGGATTCTGTTCTTTCAGAAATTTCGATGTACCACAGATAGTGCCGCCCGTACCGACGCCAGCGGCAAAATGGGTGATTTTACCATCGGTATCGCGCCAGATTTCGGGGCCCGTTGTTTCGTAGTGTGCGGCTGTATTGGCGAGGTTATCGTACTGGTTTGGATAGAGCGAATTCGGAATATCGCGGTTCAGTTTCTTCGCAACAGAGTAATAGGAGCGCGGGTCGTCGGGCGTTACGTTTGTAGGGCAAACAACAACCTCGGCCCCTACCGCCCGCAGAATATCGATCTTTTCCTGCGACTGCTTATCGGCCATCGTAAAAATGCACTTATATCCTTTGCCAATGGCAGCCAGCGCCAGCCCCATGCCGGTGTTTCCGCTGGTGCCTTCGATAATGGTGCCGCCGGGTTTTAAAACGCCCCGCGCTTCGGCATCCTCAATCATCCGAATGGCAATGCGATCTTTGACCGAATTACCGGGATTGAAGTATTCAACTTTGGCCAGAATCGTCCCCGGAATTCCTTTCGTGACCTTGTTGAGTTTCACCAGAGGTGTGTTGCCAATGGTATCGATAATTGAGTTGTAGTAGTTCATTGTAGTGCCGTTTTAGGTTTACTGTGGTTTTGCTGCTGTCATACGATTAACTAGCAGATTGCCTGTTCGTTCAGCTTTCTGACATTGATCGTTTACGATTTAGCTTTATTTCCGAACAAACTCAAGTATGTTATGCCCACATATTCCGCTTCGTTTTAGAATCGTGGAGCGTTTGGGAACCGTGGCACGGTTCTAAAACGAAGCGGAATACGACACCGCCTACCCTTACGTTTGATCGGAGAAATTGCGCTATTCAGTGCATGTTTTGAGCAGTTCGTACAAGCACCTATTTATGAAGGCTTTAAGCAGCTATACCTTTGAGCCAGTCTTTTACCAAAAACAACAAATACGAACAAAGTCATGAAAACAATTGCTCAATCACTGCTTGCGGCTCTGCTCCTGAGCACAGCCGCTCTCACTACCGACGCAACGGCCAAACCGGTTAATCCGGTAACAACGTCGTCTTACAAAGCTGCCGTTTATCCGTCGCTCAATGCCTCGAAGCTGCATGTTGTTGTAGAACGCCAACCCGGTCAGGCTATGGCGGTTTATCTGAAAGATTCGCATGGGAATCGGCTGGCTCAGCAACTGGTCAACAAAAAACTGGGCACGTTTCGGTTCCAGTTCGACCTGTCCGATATGCAGGATGGTAACTATACGGTTGAAGTCGTTAGCGGCAACGACGTAGCCTTGTATCCGGTAACGCTAACGACGAAGCCTTCGCAAGCCGTTACACGCACCTTAACGCTGAATTAAGGGTATGAGCAATAGTCATTTGTCATTGGGAGCGCTAATGACAAATGACTACTGACCAATGAGCGCCTTAACCTGATGATGAAAGTGGCGGAAACTTTCCGAGCGCTGTTCAAGCCAGTCGACATCAAAATCAGTCAGTAGCTCTTTTATCTTTTCGATTCTTTTTTCTCCCGATTTAATATCCCCGTAAATAGCTTGCTTCGCATCATTACGCAGCAATGGCTCCAGCAGAGAGCGTTTACCTGGCTCTTCGTGCTTACGCTTGATGTACCAAAACCAATGTTCGATGCATTGCACGGGTAACATTAAAACCACCGGGTGGTGATTTTGACAGATGCTGGCAAATTGTTCGCGACGGTCAAGAATCGTCGGATGATGCGCGGTATCAATATCCCGTCCAACAAAAAGTACATCTAATCCAAACTTTGCTTTTTGCAAAAGAGCCTCTGGAAGACGCGCGTCTACCTGATCACGGTTCTGAACTTTTACCCGCCAGCGAAACTCTTCATTTTCAAGAAAAGTACTGGGCTGTATCTGCTCAAGATAATAGGCTAAAAAGGTACGCTGGGCTATGTCTTCACCGAAAAACCCATACGTGATAAGCTGGCTCATTTTGGTACGCCCCCCAGAAAACCAATGGTCCACGAATCACCTAACGCATCCGTATAATGCGGAGGCTCAACACCTAATTCTTTACTTTTTTCCGTATCCGGCTCAATAACATCATGTTGCAGGTTCTTAACATGCGTAGCCCCTTCTTCATCTTTGTCAAAAATGAACACACTTTCTGGCATTTCTGAAAACATATCCAGCACCACCGGACTATGGGTAGTCATAATTACCTGAATGTCTTTTTCTTCCACTAAACGCAGAATGAACTGAACAACCTCATGTATCCGTCGCGGGTGAATGCCTTTCTCTGGCTCTTCGAGCAGCAGTAATTTAGGCGGATTCGGTTGATTGATGATGCAGAGAAGAGCAATAAAGTAGAGTGTACCTTCAGAAAGTTCGTCGGCCCAATAAATTGTTTTTTGCCGACCATCCGTTAGGCCAATCCGCTTGTATGTGGCAGGCCCAGATATTTTTATAAGGTCCTCTGTTGGTTTTACACTTTGAAAATTTATTTCAGTAAATTCTGGAACACACTTTGCCAAATCAGCTTTAATTTGAGCAAACGTCTCGGGATGTTCGTCACGGATATAATCGAAAAAGGCTATCAGGTTCGACGCATCAGCATTAATAACCTGGGCACCCATTCCAACCGGACCCGGCTTGTTAAACGTATTAGGATTAGGATTATATATAATTATTTCACCTAGTGATTGCCTAATAAATTTGACAACGTCCTGCTTAAGATTATAGTTATGCCTTGGAGTTAGTCTTACAGTTGATTTATTTGAAGACCAATTGATTTCTACTTCCCTTTCTATATCGTCTTCTACTAAAGCTAATTTTAGAGTAATTGTAGCATTCTGATTTCTCTTAAAAACTAATTCCGTATGATTTCCTAGAAGATCATAGCCCATAAAAGCCACACCAGACTCTTCATCCTCTACTTCAAAAAAATTATGATTATAATATGAAAACTCCAGTGCCTTCAGAAAATTGGTTTTACCGGAGTTGTTCGGGCCGATTAACAAATTTACTTTCTGAAGATCGAGCGTTACGTCTTTCAGGCTTTTGAAATTCTGGATCGATACGCGCTTGAGCATGGCAATAGCAGTTAGGGCGTCGTGTGGTCCGGCGCTTTGGCAAGTTAGCAATTTGTAGCAATCTGGGCTATTTCCCCATCTGAACGGCGCGCATCAACACCGTGTTGTCGGGATCGATAACGACCTGTGCGGGTTTGGAGGCTAGTGGCACCGTAAAGGTCTGGTTAAGCTCCGTCATGGTCAGGCGGGCGGTGCGGGAGACTTCGCGGCCACGCGCATCGCGAATGCTGAACGTAAGCGGAATGGAGAAAAACGTGTCGTTGCGCTGTGCCTGCCGGACATCGATGACCAATGCTTTTTTAGTTGCGTCGTAGCTAGTGCCCCAAACCACTTCGGGATAGCCGGGCTGATAGAGCCATTGCTGAAAAAACGTACCCAGCTTTTTGCCCGATACATTTTCCATAACGGCCTGCAAATCGCTGGTTTGCGCATTGGCATTACGGAACTTCTGGTAATAGGCCCGAATGCCTTTCCAGAACACATCGTCGCCCAGTTCGTGCCGGAGCATGTGCAGTACCCAGCCCCCTTTCTGATAGGAGTTTGGATTCAGCAGATCCATCAGATTCATAGCCGTTGAGTCGACAATGGTTCCTTTCGGTTTCAGAGCCGTATAGCGTAGAATTTGGCCTTTGTTCTGGTTCAGCACAGCATTCAGCGTATCTTTCCCATAGGCGTGTTCGAGATAAAGAGCCGAAAAATAGGTAGCAAACCCTTCGCTTAGCCAAAGCTGCGACCAATCAGCCTCGGTTGCCGAATTGCCGAACCACTGGTGCGCAATTTCGTGGGCCAGCAGTGCTTCAACATCCGAATCTTTATGCCCCACAATTACTTTTTCGTTGTAGAAAATGCAACTGGCGTTTTCCATTCCGCCGAAAATGGTAGTCGACTCCACATTAGCCAGTTTTTCGTAGGAATACGGCC harbors:
- a CDS encoding cystathionine beta-synthase, whose protein sequence is MNYYNSIIDTIGNTPLVKLNKVTKGIPGTILAKVEYFNPGNSVKDRIAIRMIEDAEARGVLKPGGTIIEGTSGNTGMGLALAAIGKGYKCIFTMADKQSQEKIDILRAVGAEVVVCPTNVTPDDPRSYYSVAKKLNRDIPNSLYPNQYDNLANTAAHYETTGPEIWRDTDGKITHFAAGVGTGGTICGTSKFLKEQNPDILSIGLDTYGSVFKKYKETGQFDEGEIYPYLTEGIGEDILPQNVDFNVIDYFVKVTDKDAAIMARRLAREEGLFVGWSCGTAVHGALEWAKDHLTADDVLVILLPDHGTRYLAKIYNDTWMKDHGFLEDRAFKTARDIIHSKNGSVSNRQSQLTTIGSGVSVGQAIQVLNRHSISQLPVVDEEDHIVGSLTDSTVLNKLIEDPTVKDKPVREVMDKPFKFVGLDNTIDSLSSLIDRDNKALLVRDEKEQVHIITQADLLAAMTS
- a CDS encoding AAA family ATPase translates to MLKRVSIQNFKSLKDVTLDLQKVNLLIGPNNSGKTNFLKALEFSYYNHNFFEVEDEESGVAFMGYDLLGNHTELVFKRNQNATITLKLALVEDDIEREVEINWSSNKSTVRLTPRHNYNLKQDVVKFIRQSLGEIIIYNPNPNTFNKPGPVGMGAQVINADASNLIAFFDYIRDEHPETFAQIKADLAKCVPEFTEINFQSVKPTEDLIKISGPATYKRIGLTDGRQKTIYWADELSEGTLYFIALLCIINQPNPPKLLLLEEPEKGIHPRRIHEVVQFILRLVEEKDIQVIMTTHSPVVLDMFSEMPESVFIFDKDEEGATHVKNLQHDVIEPDTEKSKELGVEPPHYTDALGDSWTIGFLGGVPK
- a CDS encoding M1 family aminopeptidase translates to MTLLRFKICFLFLCLTTGSYAQLASYAARYMQPGVDVQNYAFSLTLSDSTNQIKGETTIRFTRADDRQTVWFDLISGKADSSGMTVREVHLADGKTAPFSQRNDRVFINLPTAQPGQPTELTIRYDGTPARGLIISHNKFGERTFFGDNWPNNARNYLPVVDHPSDKATCSFAVNAPASYRVIANGKFMGETNLANGRKLTRWQESAPIPTKVMVIGAAKFAVQEVGSVNGVPVQSWLYPNDSQKGFVDYRPAKEILQYFIDKIGPYSYEKLANVESTTIFGGMENASCIFYNEKVIVGHKDSDVEALLAHEIAHQWFGNSATEADWSQLWLSEGFATYFSALYLEHAYGKDTLNAVLNQNKGQILRYTALKPKGTIVDSTAMNLMDLLNPNSYQKGGWVLHMLRHELGDDVFWKGIRAYYQKFRNANAQTSDLQAVMENVSGKKLGTFFQQWLYQPGYPEVVWGTSYDATKKALVIDVRQAQRNDTFFSIPLTFSIRDARGREVSRTARLTMTELNQTFTVPLASKPAQVVIDPDNTVLMRAVQMGK